A DNA window from Streptomyces sp. CA-278952 contains the following coding sequences:
- a CDS encoding metallophosphoesterase family protein translates to MRGSEPDSRERAGGSTRIHVVSDVHGNTEALARAGDGADALICLGDLVLFLDYADHSRGIFPDLFGKENADRIVALRTARRYDEARAFGRELWAGRDRNTEILGAVRKQYAELFAAFPTPTYATYGNVDVPGLWPEYARPGTTVLDGERVEIGGRVFGFVGGGLKTPMNTPYEISDEEYAAKVEALGPVDVLCSHIPPEVPELTYDTVARRFERGSRALLEAIRTTRPRYALFGHVHQPLVRRMRIGTTECVNVGHFASTGTPWALSW, encoded by the coding sequence ATGCGAGGCAGCGAACCGGACAGCCGGGAACGGGCCGGGGGTTCGACCCGGATTCACGTGGTCAGCGACGTGCACGGGAACACCGAGGCGCTGGCACGCGCCGGGGACGGCGCGGACGCCCTGATCTGCCTCGGTGACCTGGTGCTCTTCCTCGACTACGCCGACCACTCGCGCGGAATCTTCCCCGACCTGTTCGGCAAGGAGAACGCCGACCGCATCGTCGCCCTGCGCACCGCCCGCCGCTACGACGAGGCCCGCGCCTTCGGCCGCGAGCTGTGGGCGGGCCGCGACCGCAACACCGAGATCCTCGGCGCGGTGCGCAAGCAGTACGCCGAACTCTTCGCCGCCTTCCCCACCCCGACGTACGCCACCTACGGCAACGTCGACGTCCCCGGCCTCTGGCCCGAGTACGCCCGCCCCGGCACCACCGTGCTCGACGGCGAACGCGTCGAGATCGGCGGCCGGGTCTTCGGCTTCGTCGGCGGCGGCCTGAAGACCCCGATGAACACCCCGTACGAGATCAGCGACGAGGAGTACGCCGCCAAGGTCGAGGCGCTCGGCCCGGTCGACGTCCTCTGCTCGCACATCCCGCCCGAGGTCCCCGAGCTGACGTACGACACCGTCGCCCGCCGCTTCGAACGCGGCAGCCGCGCCCTGCTGGAGGCGATCCGTACCACCCGCCCCCGGTACGCGCTTTTCGGCCATGTTCACCAGCCGTTGGTACGCCGGATGCGCATCGGGACCACCGAGTGCGTCAACGTCGGCCACTTCGCCTCCACCGGAACACCCTGGGCGCTGAGCTGGTGA
- a CDS encoding SRPBCC family protein has protein sequence MAEHTSSSITIEAAPADVMGVIADFARYPEWTGEVKEAEVLSTDDQGRAEQVRLVLDAGAIKDDHVLSYTWTGANEVSWSLVKSQMLRSLDGTYALAPLGGGERTEVTYKLAVDVKIPLLGMIKRKAEKVIIDRALAGLKKRVESAPGN, from the coding sequence ATGGCTGAACACACCAGCTCGAGCATCACGATCGAGGCGGCACCGGCCGACGTCATGGGCGTGATCGCGGACTTCGCCCGCTACCCGGAGTGGACCGGCGAGGTCAAGGAGGCCGAAGTCCTCTCCACCGACGACCAGGGCCGCGCCGAGCAGGTCCGCCTCGTCCTGGACGCCGGAGCGATCAAGGACGACCACGTCCTCTCCTACACCTGGACCGGCGCGAACGAGGTCAGCTGGAGCCTCGTCAAGTCCCAGATGCTGCGCTCCCTGGACGGCACCTACGCGCTGGCCCCGCTCGGCGGCGGCGAGCGCACCGAGGTCACCTACAAGCTCGCCGTCGACGTCAAGATCCCGCTGCTCGGCATGATCAAGCGCAAGGCCGAGAAGGTCATCATCGACCGCGCCCTCGCCGGTCTGAAGAAGCGCGTCGAGTCCGCACCGGGGAACTGA
- a CDS encoding ArsA family ATPase: MRTVLVTGPGGAGRTTVAAATALAAAASGSRTLLVSAEAVPGFPAAPEPTRAADRLDHARIDSGEHFRAELTELQNRASGVLELLGAGRLDGEELTELPGSPQLALLHTLRRAAEGDWSGYDTLVVDLPPLAEALALLALPEQLRRYLRRLLPAERQAARALRPVLAQLAGVPMPAQWLYEAAARKDAELAAVQALIEDGATTLRLVAEPGPAGEDALRAARTGLALHGLRADLLVASRVLPRHSPDPWFAALAAQQEKCLDHWHQDVAPDLPVHEALHLGRDPQGPDDLAALEIPAPDDRTPGRAGDPWWTEEDPDAEDGTRTLTWCLPLPGAAKENLRLVRRGDELLLTVGPFHRIVRIASALRRCTVSGAALADGVLRVRFTPDPALWPRTS; this comes from the coding sequence GTGCGCACGGTCCTGGTCACCGGCCCCGGCGGTGCGGGCCGCACCACCGTCGCCGCGGCCACCGCGCTCGCCGCGGCCGCGAGCGGCAGCCGCACCCTGCTGGTCTCCGCCGAGGCCGTACCCGGCTTCCCGGCCGCCCCGGAACCGACCAGGGCCGCCGACCGCCTCGACCACGCCCGCATCGACTCCGGCGAGCACTTCCGCGCCGAACTCACCGAGCTCCAGAACCGCGCCTCCGGCGTCCTGGAGCTGCTCGGCGCCGGACGGCTCGACGGCGAGGAGCTCACCGAACTCCCCGGCTCCCCGCAGCTCGCCCTGCTGCACACCCTGCGCCGGGCCGCCGAGGGCGACTGGTCCGGCTACGACACCCTCGTCGTCGACCTCCCGCCGCTCGCCGAAGCCCTGGCCCTGCTCGCCCTGCCGGAACAGCTGCGCCGCTACCTGCGCCGGCTGCTCCCCGCCGAACGCCAGGCCGCCCGCGCCCTGCGCCCGGTCCTCGCCCAGCTCGCCGGGGTCCCGATGCCCGCGCAGTGGCTGTACGAGGCCGCCGCCCGCAAGGACGCCGAGCTGGCCGCCGTCCAGGCCCTGATCGAGGACGGGGCCACCACGCTCCGCCTGGTCGCGGAGCCGGGCCCCGCCGGCGAGGACGCCCTGCGCGCCGCCCGGACCGGCCTCGCCCTGCACGGGCTCCGCGCCGACCTGCTGGTCGCCTCCCGCGTGCTGCCCCGGCACTCGCCCGACCCCTGGTTCGCCGCGCTCGCCGCCCAGCAGGAGAAGTGCCTGGACCACTGGCACCAGGACGTGGCCCCGGACCTCCCCGTGCACGAGGCGCTCCACCTGGGTCGCGACCCGCAGGGCCCGGACGACCTGGCCGCGCTGGAGATACCCGCCCCCGACGACCGGACGCCCGGCCGGGCCGGGGACCCCTGGTGGACCGAGGAGGACCCGGACGCCGAGGACGGGACCCGCACCCTCACCTGGTGCCTGCCCCTGCCCGGGGCCGCCAAGGAGAACCTGCGCCTGGTCCGCCGGGGCGACGAACTGCTCCTGACCGTCGGCCCCTTCCACCGCATCGTGCGGATCGCCTCCGCGCTGCGCCGCTGCACCGTCTCCGGCGCGGCCCTGGCCGACGGGGTGCTGCGGGTACGGTTCACGCCGGATCCGGCCCTGTGGCCGCGCACCTCCTGA